From Variovorax sp. J2L1-78, the proteins below share one genomic window:
- the bamB gene encoding outer membrane protein assembly factor BamB, whose product MNLSRLVSHTPALRAVAMTVLVAALAACSGTPKPKPVDLPANPALFGVRQAWKVAIPKTEFSLQIDVSGDTVTVASVDGTVVAIDSRSGQENWRANAGAPLIAGVGSDGAIAAVVTKDNELVALQAGKVLWKQRLPAQAFTAPLVAGRRVFVQTADRTMTAWDGQTGRRLWAQQRTAENLVLRKPGVLLAVGDTLVTGVGGRLAGLNPANGSSRWESPIAAPRGTNDVERLVDLTGSVSRVGDTVCARAYYASVGCVDTNRGVLLWSKPASGAEGVAGDDRFVYGTESNGAVVAWRRADGERAWSVEHFKYHTLTAPLAVGRSLIIGDELGMLHLVSRDDGKLLGRATPDGSPIVVTPVLAGNTVVVVTRNGGVFGYRPE is encoded by the coding sequence ATGAATCTGTCTCGTCTCGTGTCCCACACGCCCGCGCTGCGCGCCGTCGCGATGACCGTGCTGGTCGCTGCGCTGGCCGCCTGTTCCGGCACGCCCAAACCCAAGCCCGTCGACCTGCCGGCCAACCCGGCGCTGTTCGGTGTGCGGCAGGCCTGGAAGGTCGCCATCCCCAAGACCGAGTTCTCGCTGCAGATCGACGTCAGCGGCGACACGGTGACGGTCGCCAGCGTCGACGGCACGGTGGTCGCCATCGATTCGCGTTCGGGTCAGGAGAACTGGCGCGCCAATGCCGGCGCACCGCTGATCGCGGGCGTGGGCAGCGACGGGGCCATCGCCGCCGTCGTCACGAAGGACAACGAGCTCGTCGCCCTGCAGGCCGGCAAGGTGCTGTGGAAGCAGCGCCTCCCGGCCCAGGCGTTCACCGCGCCGCTGGTGGCCGGCCGGCGCGTGTTCGTGCAGACCGCCGATCGCACCATGACGGCGTGGGACGGCCAGACCGGCCGCCGTCTGTGGGCGCAGCAGCGCACCGCCGAGAACCTGGTGCTGCGCAAGCCGGGCGTGCTGCTGGCCGTGGGCGACACGCTGGTCACCGGCGTCGGCGGCCGTCTGGCCGGGCTCAACCCGGCCAACGGCTCCTCGCGCTGGGAATCGCCCATCGCGGCGCCGCGCGGCACGAACGACGTCGAACGCCTGGTCGACCTGACCGGCAGCGTGAGCCGTGTGGGCGACACCGTCTGCGCACGGGCGTACTATGCCAGCGTGGGCTGCGTCGACACCAACCGCGGCGTGCTGCTCTGGAGCAAGCCGGCGTCGGGCGCCGAAGGCGTGGCCGGGGACGACCGCTTCGTCTACGGCACCGAATCGAACGGCGCCGTGGTGGCCTGGCGTCGCGCCGATGGCGAGCGCGCCTGGTCGGTGGAGCACTTCAAGTACCACACGCTGACCGCGCCCCTGGCCGTCGGCCGCTCGCTGATCATCGGCGACGAACTTGGCATGCTGCACTTGGTGTCGCGCGACGACGGCAAGCTGCTCGGCCGCGCCACGCCGGATGGTTCGCCGATCGTCGTCACGCCGGTGCTCGCCGGCAACACGGTCGTGGTCGTCACCCGCAATGGCGGTGTGTTCGGCTATCGCCCTGAATAA
- the rlmN gene encoding 23S rRNA (adenine(2503)-C(2))-methyltransferase RlmN, which yields MTTVNLLEFDLEGLAAFCEKLGEKRFRATQLFRWIHQRGASDFAQMTDLAKSLREKLATTARIEALPVITQHESADGTIKWLFDVGDGNAVEAVFIPEDDRGTLCVSSQAGCAVGCRFCSTGHQGFSRNLRTGEITAQLWFAEHFLRQHLKRDERVISNVVMMGMGEPLQNYAALVPALRTMLDDNAYGLSRRRVTVSTSGVVPMIDRLGADCPVAMAVSLHAPNDALRDDLVPLNRKYPIAELLEACKRYLAHAPRDFITFEYCMLDGVNDQPEHAKQLVELVRSTGISCKFNLIPFNPFPASGLLRSPQPRVVAFARTLSEAGIVTTVRKTRGDDIDAACGQLAGDVKDRTHAAERMAQRRIVTLHPVRAAASEEH from the coding sequence ATGACGACCGTCAACCTGCTCGAGTTCGATCTGGAGGGGTTGGCCGCGTTCTGCGAAAAGCTGGGCGAAAAACGTTTTCGCGCGACGCAGCTCTTCCGCTGGATCCACCAGCGAGGTGCGAGCGATTTCGCGCAGATGACCGACCTGGCCAAGTCGCTGCGCGAGAAGCTGGCGACCACGGCGCGCATCGAGGCGTTGCCGGTCATCACCCAACACGAGTCGGCCGACGGCACCATCAAGTGGCTGTTCGACGTGGGCGACGGCAATGCCGTCGAAGCCGTTTTTATTCCCGAGGACGACAGAGGCACCTTGTGCGTGTCGTCCCAGGCCGGTTGTGCCGTCGGCTGCCGTTTCTGCTCCACGGGGCACCAGGGCTTTAGCCGCAACCTGCGCACCGGCGAGATCACGGCGCAGCTCTGGTTCGCCGAGCACTTCCTGCGCCAGCATTTGAAGCGTGACGAACGCGTCATCTCGAACGTCGTGATGATGGGCATGGGCGAGCCGCTGCAGAACTATGCGGCGCTGGTGCCCGCACTGCGCACCATGCTCGACGACAACGCCTACGGCCTGTCGCGCCGTCGCGTGACGGTGTCGACTTCGGGCGTGGTCCCGATGATCGACCGGCTCGGCGCCGATTGCCCGGTGGCCATGGCGGTGTCGCTGCATGCGCCCAACGATGCGCTGCGCGACGACCTGGTGCCGCTCAACCGCAAGTACCCGATCGCCGAGTTGCTGGAGGCGTGCAAGCGCTACCTGGCGCATGCGCCGCGCGACTTCATCACCTTCGAGTACTGCATGCTCGACGGCGTGAACGACCAGCCCGAACATGCGAAGCAATTGGTGGAGTTGGTGCGCAGCACCGGCATTTCCTGCAAGTTCAACCTGATTCCTTTCAACCCGTTCCCGGCGTCGGGTTTGCTGCGTTCGCCGCAGCCGCGGGTGGTGGCCTTCGCGCGCACCCTGAGCGAGGCCGGCATCGTGACCACCGTGCGCAAGACGCGCGGCGACGACATCGATGCCGCCTGCGGCCAGCTGGCCGGCGACGTCAAGGACCGCACGCACGCGGCCGAGCGCATGGCGCAGCGTCGCATCGTCACGCTGCATCCCGTCCGTGCGGCGGCTTCCGAGGAGCACTGA
- the ndk gene encoding nucleoside-diphosphate kinase: MAIERTLSIIKPDAVAKNVIGKIVSRFEAAGLKIAAAKLVHLSRAEAEQFYAVHSARPFFKDLVEFMISGPVFVQVLEGDNAIAKNRDLMGATDPKKAAAGTIRADFADSIDANAVHGSDAPETAAAEIAFFFAGLNVYAR; encoded by the coding sequence ATGGCCATCGAACGCACCCTCTCCATCATCAAGCCCGACGCCGTCGCCAAGAACGTCATCGGCAAGATCGTTTCCCGCTTTGAAGCCGCCGGCCTCAAGATCGCTGCCGCCAAGCTGGTGCACCTGTCGCGCGCCGAAGCCGAGCAGTTCTACGCCGTGCACAGCGCCCGCCCGTTCTTCAAGGACCTGGTCGAGTTCATGATCTCCGGTCCGGTGTTCGTGCAAGTGCTCGAAGGCGACAACGCCATCGCCAAGAACCGCGACCTGATGGGCGCCACCGACCCGAAGAAGGCCGCTGCCGGCACCATCCGCGCCGACTTCGCCGACAGCATCGACGCGAACGCCGTGCACGGTTCGGACGCCCCCGAAACCGCTGCCGCCGAAATCGCCTTCTTCTTCGCCGGCCTCAACGTCTACGCACGCTGA
- the hfq gene encoding RNA chaperone Hfq — translation MSNKGQLLQDPFLNTLRREHVPVSIYLVNGIKLQGQIESFDQYVVLLRNTVTQMVYKHAISTIVPGRAVNFSAAESDDAAA, via the coding sequence GTGAGCAACAAAGGGCAACTTTTGCAAGACCCGTTCCTGAACACTTTGCGTCGGGAGCATGTGCCGGTTTCCATTTATCTGGTGAACGGCATCAAGCTTCAGGGTCAGATCGAGTCTTTCGATCAATATGTCGTGCTGCTGCGGAACACTGTGACGCAAATGGTCTACAAGCACGCCATCTCCACCATCGTGCCTGGCCGCGCGGTCAACTTCTCGGCTGCCGAGAGCGACGACGCCGCTGCCTGA
- the ispG gene encoding flavodoxin-dependent (E)-4-hydroxy-3-methylbut-2-enyl-diphosphate synthase, which yields MIDQPLSGCLPIEPAAPLARRSRQASVVWGPRTVTVGGDAPVRVQSMTNTDTVDAIGTAIQVKELAIAGSEMVRITVNTPEAAAQVPYIREQLDRMGIDVPLIGDFHYNGHRLLTDYPACAEALSKYRINPGNVGKGDKKDKQFGQMIEAAMRWNKPVRIGVNWGSLDQELLAHLMDVNSQRATPWQAKSVMYEALITSAIDSARLAESMGMNGDQIILSCKVSGVQDLISVYRELAKRCSYPLHLGLTEAGMGTKGTVASATALSVLLQEGIGDTIRVSLTPQPGEARTQEVVIANEILQALGLRMFVPSVTACPGCGRTTSTTFQELAKQIDDYLRLQMPVWRKKYPGVETLKVAVMGCIVNGPGESKHADIGISLPGTGEAPAAPVFIDGEKALTLRGDNIANEFHQLVETYIEKRFGSEHAASAA from the coding sequence ATGATCGATCAGCCATTGTCTGGTTGCCTGCCGATCGAGCCCGCCGCGCCGCTGGCGCGCCGCTCACGCCAGGCCAGCGTCGTCTGGGGCCCGCGCACCGTGACGGTAGGCGGCGACGCACCCGTGCGCGTGCAGTCGATGACCAACACCGACACGGTCGACGCCATCGGCACCGCGATCCAGGTGAAGGAGCTGGCCATCGCCGGCTCCGAGATGGTCCGCATCACGGTCAACACGCCCGAGGCCGCAGCCCAGGTGCCCTACATCCGCGAGCAGCTCGATCGCATGGGCATCGACGTGCCGTTGATCGGCGACTTCCATTACAACGGCCACCGGCTGCTGACCGACTATCCGGCCTGCGCCGAGGCGCTCAGCAAGTACCGCATCAACCCCGGCAACGTGGGCAAGGGCGACAAGAAGGACAAGCAGTTCGGCCAGATGATCGAGGCCGCGATGCGCTGGAACAAGCCGGTGCGCATCGGCGTCAACTGGGGCAGCCTCGACCAGGAGCTGCTGGCGCACCTGATGGACGTCAACAGCCAGCGCGCCACGCCCTGGCAAGCCAAGTCGGTGATGTACGAGGCGCTGATCACTTCCGCGATCGACTCCGCCAGGCTCGCCGAATCGATGGGCATGAACGGCGACCAGATCATCCTCAGCTGCAAGGTGAGCGGCGTGCAGGACCTGATCTCCGTCTACCGCGAACTTGCCAAGCGTTGCAGCTACCCGCTGCACCTGGGCCTGACCGAGGCCGGCATGGGCACCAAGGGCACGGTGGCCTCGGCCACCGCGCTGTCGGTCCTGCTGCAGGAAGGCATCGGCGACACCATCCGCGTGTCGCTCACGCCGCAGCCGGGCGAGGCGCGCACGCAGGAGGTGGTGATCGCCAACGAGATCCTGCAGGCGCTGGGCCTGCGCATGTTCGTGCCGAGCGTCACCGCCTGCCCGGGCTGCGGCCGCACCACCAGCACGACCTTCCAGGAGCTGGCCAAGCAGATCGACGACTACCTGCGCCTGCAGATGCCGGTCTGGCGCAAGAAGTACCCTGGCGTGGAGACGCTCAAGGTGGCCGTGATGGGCTGCATCGTCAACGGGCCGGGCGAGAGCAAGCATGCCGACATCGGCATCAGCCTGCCGGGCACCGGCGAGGCGCCGGCCGCACCGGTCTTCATCGACGGCGAGAAGGCGCTCACGCTGCGCGGCGACAACATCGCCAACGAGTTCCACCAGCTCGTCGAAACCTACATCGAGAAGCGCTTCGGCAGCGAGCACGCTGCCTCCGCCGCCTGA
- a CDS encoding YfgM family protein, producing the protein MATHLDLEEQEQLDQLKHFWNTYGTLITWVVLLAAGAFMAWNGWQYFQRTKAAQASALYDEVERSAQANDAARIERALGEMKNRFAGTVYAQQAGLLAAKTLNEQGKAEGSRAALEWVAQNAVDPGYQAIARLRLSAELLQQKSYDDALKQLASPVPKEFDALIADRKGDIYLAQGKRDEAKTEYQKAWTAFEPGNEYRRLVEIKLNAVGVDPKTLTSAAAAPAKNP; encoded by the coding sequence ATGGCCACCCATCTCGACCTCGAAGAGCAGGAACAGCTCGACCAGCTGAAGCATTTCTGGAACACCTACGGCACGCTCATCACCTGGGTCGTGCTGCTGGCGGCCGGCGCCTTCATGGCGTGGAATGGCTGGCAGTACTTCCAGCGGACCAAGGCCGCGCAGGCATCGGCGCTCTACGACGAAGTCGAGCGCAGCGCCCAGGCCAATGACGCCGCACGCATCGAGCGTGCGCTCGGCGAGATGAAGAACCGCTTCGCCGGCACCGTCTACGCGCAGCAGGCCGGCCTGCTGGCGGCCAAGACGCTGAACGAGCAGGGCAAGGCCGAGGGCTCGCGCGCCGCACTCGAATGGGTCGCGCAGAACGCGGTCGACCCTGGCTACCAGGCGATCGCCCGGCTGCGCCTGTCGGCCGAACTGCTGCAGCAGAAGTCCTACGACGACGCGCTCAAGCAACTCGCGTCGCCGGTTCCCAAGGAATTCGACGCGCTGATCGCCGACCGCAAGGGCGACATCTATCTGGCACAAGGCAAGCGCGACGAGGCCAAGACCGAGTACCAGAAGGCGTGGACCGCCTTCGAGCCCGGCAACGAGTACCGTCGCCTGGTCGAGATCAAGCTCAACGCCGTCGGCGTCGACCCCAAGACACTGACCTCCGCCGCTGCGGCGCCGGCCAAGAACCCCTGA
- the hisS gene encoding histidine--tRNA ligase: MADKLNAVKGMNDILPPESARWEWLEAIVRDLMGRYAYRNVRTPIVEHTALFVRGIGEVTDIVEKEMYSFEDKLNGEQLTLRPEGTASLVRAVIEHSMLYDGGKRLWYTGPMFRHERPQRGRYRQFHQVGAEVLGFAGPEVDAELILLATALWKAIDLVDVRLELNSLGQPPERAAHRAELIKHFEAHADTLDEEAKRRLHSNPLRILDTKNPAMKDVVESAPKLIDFLGAESLAHFDGLRAILDANGIGYTINPRLVRGLDYYNLTVFEFVTDRLGAQGTVCAGGRYDDLIAQIGGKPAPAVGWAMGIERVLELVKEQGTAVPLPVADAYAVIPDAAAMPVALRTLQQLRDAGVRVQMHASTVDGLGSFKSQFKKADASGAAFALVFGADEMARGEVTVKALRDGSGAQTVRSLSDVGAWAATLQSPTLLT, from the coding sequence ATGGCCGACAAATTGAATGCCGTCAAAGGCATGAACGACATCCTGCCGCCGGAATCGGCGCGCTGGGAATGGCTCGAAGCCATCGTGCGCGACCTGATGGGCCGCTACGCCTACCGCAACGTGCGCACGCCCATCGTCGAGCACACGGCGCTGTTCGTGCGCGGCATCGGCGAGGTCACCGACATCGTCGAGAAGGAGATGTACTCCTTCGAGGACAAGCTCAACGGCGAGCAGCTCACGCTGCGCCCTGAGGGCACCGCCAGCCTGGTGCGCGCGGTCATCGAACATTCGATGCTGTACGACGGCGGCAAGCGCCTCTGGTACACCGGCCCGATGTTCCGCCACGAGCGTCCGCAGCGTGGCCGCTACCGGCAGTTCCACCAGGTCGGCGCCGAGGTGCTGGGCTTTGCCGGCCCCGAGGTGGATGCCGAGCTGATCCTGCTGGCAACGGCGCTCTGGAAGGCGATCGACCTCGTCGACGTGCGCCTCGAACTCAACAGCCTGGGCCAGCCGCCGGAGCGCGCGGCGCACCGTGCCGAGCTCATCAAGCATTTCGAAGCTCACGCCGACACGCTCGACGAAGAAGCCAAACGACGTCTGCACAGCAACCCGCTGCGCATCCTCGACACCAAGAACCCGGCCATGAAGGACGTGGTCGAGTCGGCGCCGAAGCTGATCGACTTCCTCGGTGCCGAGTCGCTCGCGCACTTCGACGGCCTGCGTGCCATCCTCGACGCCAACGGCATTGGCTACACGATCAATCCGCGCCTGGTGCGCGGCCTGGACTACTACAACCTCACGGTCTTCGAGTTCGTGACCGACCGTCTCGGCGCGCAGGGCACCGTGTGCGCCGGCGGTCGCTACGACGACCTGATCGCGCAGATCGGAGGCAAGCCGGCGCCGGCCGTCGGCTGGGCGATGGGCATCGAACGCGTGCTCGAGCTGGTGAAGGAACAGGGCACGGCGGTGCCGCTGCCGGTGGCCGACGCCTACGCCGTGATTCCCGACGCCGCCGCCATGCCGGTGGCGCTGCGCACCCTGCAGCAGCTGCGCGACGCGGGCGTGCGGGTGCAGATGCATGCCAGCACGGTCGACGGGCTGGGCAGCTTCAAGTCGCAGTTCAAGAAGGCCGACGCCAGCGGTGCGGCCTTCGCACTGGTGTTCGGTGCCGACGAGATGGCCCGCGGCGAAGTCACCGTGAAGGCGCTGCGCGACGGCAGCGGCGCCCAGACGGTGCGTTCGCTCTCCGACGTGGGCGCCTGGGCGGCCACTCTACAATCGCCGACCCTTCTCACCTGA
- the der gene encoding ribosome biogenesis GTPase Der, which produces MKPVIALVGRPNVGKSTLFNRLTQTRDAIVADYAGLTRDRHYGNGRLGRHEFIVIDTGGFEPDAGSGIFKEMAKQTRQAVAEADVVVFVVDAREGLSAQDHEIGKELRRLGKPCVLVANKAEGMHDGTKLVEFYELGLGDVHGVSAAHGQGIRDLVELALEPLNLPEPEDEQDNGEAKPIKLAVAGRPNVGKSTLINTWLGEERLVAFDMPGTTRDAITVPFERNGQRFELIDTAGLRRKGKVFEAIEKFSVVKTLQAIESANVVLLLLDATQGVTDQDAHIAGYILESGRAVVIAVNKWDAVDSYQREQVQRQIETRLPFLKFAALHLISAIKRQGLGPVWQAIAQAHKSATRKMSTPVLTRLLLEAVQFQSPQRAGMFRPKLRYAHQGGMNPPVIVIHGNSLEHVTEAYKRFLEGRFRKEFDLVGTPLRIEFKSSHNPYADK; this is translated from the coding sequence ATGAAACCGGTCATCGCGCTGGTCGGTCGCCCCAATGTTGGCAAATCGACCCTGTTCAACCGCCTCACGCAGACGCGTGACGCCATCGTGGCGGACTATGCGGGCCTGACCCGCGACCGCCACTACGGCAATGGTCGGCTGGGCCGCCACGAGTTCATCGTGATCGACACCGGCGGCTTCGAGCCCGACGCGGGCAGCGGCATCTTCAAGGAGATGGCCAAGCAGACGCGCCAGGCCGTCGCCGAGGCCGACGTGGTCGTGTTCGTGGTCGATGCGCGCGAGGGCCTGTCGGCGCAGGATCACGAGATCGGCAAGGAGCTGCGCCGGCTCGGCAAGCCTTGCGTGCTGGTGGCCAACAAGGCCGAGGGCATGCACGACGGCACCAAGCTGGTCGAGTTCTACGAGCTGGGCCTGGGCGACGTGCACGGCGTGTCCGCAGCGCACGGGCAGGGCATCCGCGACCTGGTCGAACTCGCACTGGAGCCGCTGAACCTGCCGGAGCCCGAAGACGAGCAGGACAACGGCGAGGCCAAGCCGATCAAGCTGGCCGTGGCCGGGCGGCCGAACGTCGGCAAGTCGACGCTGATCAACACCTGGCTGGGCGAAGAGCGCCTGGTCGCCTTCGACATGCCGGGCACCACGCGCGATGCGATCACCGTGCCCTTCGAGCGCAACGGCCAGCGTTTCGAGCTCATCGACACGGCCGGCCTGCGCCGCAAGGGCAAGGTGTTCGAGGCGATCGAGAAGTTCTCGGTGGTCAAGACGCTGCAGGCCATCGAGTCGGCCAATGTCGTGCTGCTGCTGCTGGACGCCACGCAGGGCGTGACCGACCAGGACGCCCACATTGCCGGTTACATCCTCGAATCCGGCCGGGCTGTGGTGATCGCGGTCAACAAGTGGGACGCGGTCGACAGCTACCAGCGCGAGCAGGTCCAGCGCCAGATCGAGACGCGGCTTCCCTTTCTGAAGTTCGCGGCCCTGCATCTGATCTCGGCGATCAAGCGGCAGGGCCTCGGCCCGGTCTGGCAGGCCATTGCCCAGGCGCACAAGTCGGCCACCCGCAAGATGTCGACGCCGGTGCTCACGCGCCTGCTGCTCGAAGCGGTGCAATTCCAGTCGCCGCAGCGCGCCGGCATGTTCCGTCCGAAGCTGCGCTATGCGCACCAGGGCGGCATGAACCCGCCGGTGATCGTGATCCACGGCAATTCGCTGGAACACGTGACCGAGGCGTACAAGCGTTTTCTCGAAGGACGCTTTCGCAAGGAATTCGATCTGGTTGGCACGCCGCTTCGCATCGAATTCAAGTCGTCGCACAATCCTTACGCGGACAAGTAA
- a CDS encoding helix-turn-helix domain-containing protein, with protein sequence MIERASEFGSSQTAPLSHGDSTHKTAGDLLREAREGHGLHIDVVAAALKVPTQKLQALEDDNIEALPDPVFARALAASVCRALRVDPAPVLAKLPGAVRPSLAEADRPLSGSFRSGAPRTHGGAGGTPSRALLVVVALLLAGAAALVWLPSGAFEQLSQWVSGLTAERSGSSADTAVPPQSADAPAGTVVESVPTLPPPNEAPAAPPVPTIPPAPGTVATSPSVPVASATPASSGSDALVFVASADSWITVTDATGKALLRRIVTPGETVGLSGTLPLSVVVGHAAGVTVQVKGKPFDLTPLARSGGVARFEVKP encoded by the coding sequence ATGATTGAACGCGCCAGCGAATTCGGCAGCTCACAGACGGCTCCTCTGAGCCATGGCGACAGCACCCACAAGACGGCCGGCGACCTGCTGCGCGAAGCCCGCGAGGGGCATGGCCTGCACATCGACGTGGTGGCCGCGGCCCTCAAGGTGCCGACACAGAAGCTTCAGGCCCTGGAAGACGACAACATCGAGGCCTTGCCCGACCCGGTCTTTGCACGTGCATTGGCCGCGAGCGTCTGCCGCGCGCTGCGCGTCGACCCGGCGCCGGTGCTGGCCAAGCTGCCGGGGGCCGTGCGCCCCAGCTTGGCGGAGGCCGATCGTCCGTTGAGCGGCAGCTTCCGCTCAGGGGCGCCGCGCACGCACGGCGGCGCGGGCGGCACGCCGTCGCGGGCGTTGCTGGTGGTCGTGGCGCTGCTGCTGGCAGGCGCCGCGGCGCTGGTGTGGCTGCCCTCGGGCGCCTTCGAGCAGCTGAGCCAGTGGGTGTCGGGCCTGACAGCGGAGCGTTCGGGGTCGAGCGCCGATACCGCGGTGCCGCCGCAGAGCGCCGATGCGCCCGCCGGCACGGTGGTCGAGTCGGTGCCGACGCTGCCGCCGCCGAACGAAGCGCCGGCGGCACCGCCCGTTCCGACCATTCCCCCAGCCCCCGGCACGGTGGCCACGAGCCCATCGGTGCCGGTGGCCTCGGCCACGCCGGCCTCCAGCGGCAGCGACGCGCTGGTGTTCGTGGCGAGTGCCGATTCGTGGATCACCGTGACCGACGCGACGGGCAAGGCGCTGCTGCGCCGCATCGTGACGCCCGGCGAAACCGTCGGCCTGAGCGGCACGCTGCCGCTGTCGGTGGTCGTCGGCCACGCTGCCGGGGTCACCGTGCAGGTCAAGGGCAAGCCCTTCGACCTGACGCCGCTGGCGCGTTCCGGCGGTGTGGCCCGTTTCGAGGTGAAGCCATGA
- the pilW gene encoding type IV pilus biogenesis/stability protein PilW, whose product MSMVFSTPHAGLLRGLMGAALVTLLAGCVNTTTQTTRPVGSADGNRTETVTASDEPSGRRRARIRLELAIGYFEAGQTTVALDEIKQALAADPNFADAYNLRGLAYMRLDDAGLAEDSFRRAIALNPREPNTLHNYGWLLCQQKRYGDAAQQFSAALAAPNYMDRAKTLMTQGVCQMQAGQRPEAERSLTQAYEIDAGNPVIGYNLAALLAQREDWSRAQFYIRRVNNSPSANAETLWLGIKIERKLSNREAMAQLGGQLQRRFPQSREATAYERGNFDD is encoded by the coding sequence ATGAGCATGGTTTTCTCGACGCCGCACGCCGGCTTGCTGCGCGGTCTGATGGGCGCGGCGCTGGTGACGTTGCTCGCCGGCTGCGTCAATACCACGACCCAGACCACCCGGCCCGTGGGAAGCGCCGACGGCAACCGTACCGAGACGGTGACCGCGTCGGACGAGCCTTCCGGCCGTCGTCGTGCCCGCATCCGCCTGGAGCTGGCCATCGGGTATTTCGAAGCGGGCCAGACCACCGTGGCGCTCGACGAGATCAAGCAGGCGCTCGCGGCCGACCCGAACTTCGCCGATGCGTACAACCTGCGCGGCCTGGCCTACATGCGGCTGGACGATGCCGGCCTGGCCGAAGACAGCTTCCGTCGGGCCATCGCGCTGAACCCGCGCGAGCCCAACACGCTGCACAACTATGGCTGGCTGCTGTGCCAGCAGAAGCGCTACGGCGATGCAGCCCAGCAGTTCAGCGCGGCGCTCGCCGCGCCGAACTACATGGATCGGGCCAAGACGCTGATGACGCAGGGCGTCTGCCAGATGCAGGCCGGCCAGCGTCCGGAGGCCGAGCGCAGCCTGACGCAGGCCTACGAGATCGATGCCGGCAACCCGGTCATCGGTTACAACCTGGCGGCCTTGCTGGCGCAGCGCGAAGACTGGTCGCGCGCGCAGTTCTACATCCGCCGGGTCAACAACAGTCCGTCGGCCAACGCGGAAACGCTGTGGCTCGGCATCAAGATCGAACGCAAGCTCAGCAACCGAGAGGCCATGGCCCAACTCGGCGGTCAATTGCAGCGCCGCTTCCCCCAGTCCCGGGAGGCAACAGCGTACGAACGCGGGAATTTCGATGATTGA